The segment GGAGCGTGCGCTCTGTGGTACCGAGCTTTTCCGCGAGTGTTTTCAATGTATAGAGCTTTATCGATCCGATTTCAGCGTCAAGCGCGCCCTGTCTTTTCTTCCGCTTTGGCTTGGTCTTCCGCTTTGGTTTACTCATGCTAGACAATTCCTTTCTCTTTTTGATACTCGGCAACTTTCCACTCTGCAGCATTTTCATCGAAGCGGTTGCGTACCGTCCGATACGTTTTTAGCATATCGACGCTGGCATGGCCTGTCACATCCTGGATCCGGTGATCGATGACGCCGGCCTCGAATCCATGCGTTATGAACGTGTTCCTGAGACTATGAAGCGTTAGGCGGGGATCATCGATCTCGATTGCTCGAAGCCGTTCCTTGAAAATCCTCGAGAGGGCTCGCGTTGTAAGGCGCCGGCCTTTGGATCGATTCCCATGCGAGATAAAAAGCGGATCCCCCTCTCGGGTCCCGTTCCGCATTGCCAGATAGCACATAATGGCCGAATGTACGGATTCGGCAAGCCCCACCTCGTGATCTTTTGCGTCCCGTCCTTTGCCTTGGATCCGCAAGACCGCATATCCTGATTCCTGTCTGATATCTTCGATGTTCGCCAGGACAATCGACATGCTCCGGATCCCCGTCGCGATTGCCAATCTAAAGATTGCATAATCGCGCTTTCCGATCGTTGTCTCTCTGTCGATTGAATCAGAAAGCCGTTTCAGTTGTTCGTGTGTGAGCGCTTGCCGGCGAGGTCCCCGGGGACGCTTGGATCCCCTCACCTCCCGAGCGATGTTCGGCCACAGCTTTTCGGATTCGAGCCATTCAAAGAATTTCCGAACGACCGTGATATAGAGGCTCGCAGTGTTAGCTGCAAGCCCCTGGCTCAAAAGTGTCTCTCTGTACTTTAGGATATCCGCCCTCCCGGGCTT is part of the Deltaproteobacteria bacterium genome and harbors:
- a CDS encoding helix-turn-helix domain-containing protein, which translates into the protein MSKPKRKTKPKRKKRQGALDAEIGSIKLYTLKTLAEKLGTTERTLREYIKKGRLKATLVGGAWRVSQKNLEEFFKEQSE
- a CDS encoding tyrosine-type recombinase/integrase — its product is MRKTQKALTLSESMMIPDAALRLENVAKRFLMDQDVKISSRRTYERALKPFLQWISLSDTRKPGRADILKYRETLLSQGLAANTASLYITVVRKFFEWLESEKLWPNIAREVRGSKRPRGPRRQALTHEQLKRLSDSIDRETTIGKRDYAIFRLAIATGIRSMSIVLANIEDIRQESGYAVLRIQGKGRDAKDHEVGLAESVHSAIMCYLAMRNGTREGDPLFISHGNRSKGRRLTTRALSRIFKERLRAIEIDDPRLTLHSLRNTFITHGFEAGVIDHRIQDVTGHASVDMLKTYRTVRNRFDENAAEWKVAEYQKEKGIV